Proteins encoded together in one Deinococcus planocerae window:
- the mscL gene encoding large conductance mechanosensitive channel protein MscL — MLKGFRDFVLRGNVVDLAVGVVIGAAFTTVVNSFSNGFINPLIRAITGGGPRVGGTFNINGAAFDYGAFITAIINFLIVAAILYFLVVNPINRINERFKREQKPPVAEPSNEEKLLAEIRDELRRRPGIAG; from the coding sequence ATGCTGAAAGGGTTCCGGGACTTCGTTTTGCGCGGCAACGTCGTGGACCTCGCGGTGGGTGTGGTGATCGGGGCGGCCTTCACCACCGTCGTGAATTCCTTTTCGAACGGCTTCATCAACCCGCTGATCAGGGCGATCACGGGGGGCGGGCCGCGGGTCGGGGGGACTTTCAACATCAACGGAGCCGCCTTCGACTACGGGGCGTTCATCACCGCGATCATCAACTTCCTGATCGTGGCGGCCATCCTGTACTTCCTGGTGGTGAACCCCATCAACCGCATCAACGAGCGCTTCAAGCGGGAGCAGAAGCCCCCCGTCGCCGAGCCCAGCAACGAGGAGAAGCTGCTCGCCGAGATTCGGGACGAGTTGCGCCGCCGCCCCGGCATCGCCGGCTGA
- a CDS encoding DUF4357 domain-containing protein, whose product MPTPTERVRDAVSDIQGWLSTSPNPGEAVVRQTIVLRLLQAAGFDIWNPAEVVPEEKNDTGKFPDFLIRAGKGKFALEIKGMGITLGAVQFQQAATYAVNEGTRWAIVTNGRVWIVIDEHLPGKWEARVALRVELAQKGDTFADDLATLLDVATWQADAFAKAVQVVGERQRQRRDEARIHKEKRPVVEATQEEFSIATFEKAAAAAVQMGRITEAERDVLLDKSDPLPTPKPMSKSFLFTYRTRKCEAHVVFLHQSTGKSIWRMQPGSQCLSRDTPWPNFNARREQMVKDGILKQLDDARFEFVQPYDFETPSDAAAMVSANSVNGWDVWKDAKGRSAQDYRPKH is encoded by the coding sequence ATGCCGACCCCGACAGAACGCGTGCGGGACGCTGTAAGCGACATCCAAGGCTGGCTTTCAACTTCGCCCAACCCGGGTGAGGCAGTGGTTCGGCAAACCATCGTGCTGCGGCTGCTCCAAGCGGCGGGCTTCGACATCTGGAATCCGGCGGAGGTTGTGCCGGAAGAAAAGAACGACACCGGCAAATTCCCGGATTTTCTGATTCGCGCGGGCAAGGGCAAATTCGCGCTGGAGATCAAGGGAATGGGCATCACCCTGGGCGCAGTGCAGTTCCAGCAGGCCGCCACCTACGCTGTCAACGAGGGCACGCGCTGGGCCATCGTGACCAATGGCCGGGTCTGGATCGTCATCGACGAGCATCTGCCGGGCAAATGGGAAGCACGGGTCGCCCTGCGGGTCGAACTCGCACAGAAGGGGGACACCTTCGCCGACGACCTCGCCACGCTGCTGGACGTGGCGACTTGGCAGGCGGACGCCTTTGCAAAAGCTGTGCAGGTCGTCGGCGAGCGTCAGCGGCAGCGCCGCGACGAGGCACGTATCCACAAGGAAAAGCGTCCGGTGGTGGAAGCTACGCAGGAAGAGTTCAGCATCGCTACCTTTGAGAAAGCCGCCGCCGCCGCTGTGCAGATGGGCCGGATCACCGAGGCTGAGCGGGATGTGCTATTGGACAAGTCCGATCCGCTACCTACCCCCAAACCGATGTCTAAGAGCTTTCTTTTCACCTACCGGACTCGAAAATGCGAGGCACATGTTGTCTTTCTCCACCAGTCAACGGGTAAGAGCATCTGGCGAATGCAACCAGGAAGCCAGTGCCTTTCGCGCGATACCCCCTGGCCTAACTTTAACGCTCGTCGAGAACAGATGGTTAAGGACGGGATTCTAAAGCAATTGGACGATGCGCGGTTTGAATTTGTTCAGCCCTACGATTTTGAGACGCCATCGGACGCCGCTGCTATGGTTTCTGCCAACTCCGTCAATGGGTGGGATGTCTGGAAAGACGCTAAAGGGCGATCTGCCCAAGATTACCGCCCTAAACATTAG
- a CDS encoding MerR family transcriptional regulator, whose translation MTDTRPPLLTTGAFSRASRLSLKALRLYDELGLLPPERVEEASGYRYYTAEQVETARLIALLRVIEMPLVDIRALLEAPPEERAHLVETHWAAAQGLHTRRAAVARHLIHTLRGDPMPRSYEVQRRDVPAQTVVTTRRRLFLPDLSAYIGSSIDRLYAEVRAQGAEPAGAPIVIYHGEVGVDSDGPVEVCVPYTGTLRPSGDLSLREERAHTEAFVTVRKADFEYHELMAAYDAVDRYARAHGTRNGLSVREVYPYDWEGAGPDDPAGEVACPFHPAEVPA comes from the coding sequence ATGACGGACACCAGACCACCCCTCCTCACCACCGGCGCGTTCTCGCGCGCCTCACGTCTGAGCCTCAAAGCGCTGCGGCTCTACGACGAACTCGGGTTGCTGCCGCCCGAGCGGGTCGAGGAGGCCAGCGGCTACCGCTACTACACCGCCGAGCAGGTGGAGACGGCCCGCTTGATCGCCCTGCTGCGCGTGATCGAGATGCCCCTGGTGGACATCCGGGCCCTGCTGGAGGCGCCGCCAGAAGAACGGGCCCACCTGGTCGAGACACACTGGGCCGCCGCGCAGGGGCTTCACACCCGGCGCGCTGCCGTGGCCCGCCACCTGATCCACACCCTGAGAGGAGACCCCATGCCCCGCAGCTACGAAGTTCAGCGCCGCGACGTGCCTGCCCAGACGGTCGTGACCACCCGGCGGCGCCTGTTCCTGCCCGACCTCAGCGCCTACATCGGCTCCTCCATCGACCGCCTGTACGCCGAGGTGCGCGCCCAGGGGGCCGAACCCGCGGGAGCACCCATCGTGATCTACCACGGCGAGGTGGGCGTCGACTCCGACGGCCCGGTCGAGGTGTGCGTGCCCTACACTGGGACCCTGCGTCCCTCCGGCGACCTCTCCCTGCGCGAGGAAAGAGCCCACACGGAAGCGTTCGTGACCGTTCGCAAGGCCGACTTCGAGTACCACGAGCTGATGGCGGCCTACGATGCGGTGGACAGGTACGCCCGCGCTCACGGCACCCGAAACGGCCTGTCCGTCCGCGAGGTCTACCCCTATGACTGGGAGGGGGCGGGCCCGGACGACCCGGCGGGTGAGGTCGCCTGCCCCTTCCACCCCGCCGAGGTGCCCGCCTGA
- the ribD gene encoding bifunctional diaminohydroxyphosphoribosylaminopyrimidine deaminase/5-amino-6-(5-phosphoribosylamino)uracil reductase RibD, whose product MAQALAEAARGLGRTAPNPPVGCVIVRGGEVVGRGFHPRAGEPHAEVFALREAGERARGATAHVTLEPCSHFGRTPPCADALIRAGVARVVVAALDPNPRVAGRGVQRLREAGIEVEVGVGEAEAVRQQAGFRSLVTRGRPWVVYKYAMTLDGKVAACGEGNGAVTSTEARAQVMRWRDELDAIAVGSGTVLSDDPALTTRGVEGGRDARPVIFDRRARTPVTARALRPGTVVVTAPDAQTSHLEGAGAVILRAGSLPDALSGLGELDLSSLLLEGGPGLASSFLAHGLVDEVCALIAPKLLGTGLTPLNNAARSMADARALSDVQVQPLGPDVLVTGLLNDVPRL is encoded by the coding sequence ATGGCGCAGGCCCTCGCGGAAGCTGCCCGGGGTCTGGGCCGCACCGCGCCGAATCCCCCGGTGGGCTGCGTGATCGTGCGCGGCGGCGAGGTGGTGGGGCGCGGCTTCCACCCGAGGGCGGGCGAGCCTCACGCCGAGGTTTTCGCGCTGCGGGAGGCGGGCGAGCGGGCACGCGGAGCCACCGCCCACGTCACCCTCGAACCGTGCAGCCACTTCGGGCGGACGCCCCCCTGCGCGGACGCCCTGATCCGGGCCGGGGTGGCGCGGGTCGTCGTGGCCGCGCTCGATCCCAACCCCAGGGTCGCCGGGCGGGGCGTGCAGAGGCTCCGCGAGGCCGGAATCGAGGTCGAGGTCGGCGTGGGCGAGGCGGAGGCCGTGCGTCAGCAGGCGGGTTTCCGCTCGCTCGTCACGCGGGGCCGCCCCTGGGTCGTCTACAAGTACGCGATGACGCTCGACGGCAAGGTGGCCGCGTGTGGGGAGGGCAACGGGGCCGTCACGTCCACGGAGGCCCGCGCCCAGGTGATGCGCTGGCGTGACGAGCTGGACGCCATCGCCGTCGGGTCGGGCACGGTGCTGAGCGACGACCCGGCCCTCACCACCCGCGGCGTCGAGGGGGGCCGTGACGCGCGCCCGGTCATCTTCGACCGCCGCGCCCGCACGCCCGTGACCGCCCGCGCCCTGCGTCCCGGCACCGTCGTCGTGACCGCCCCAGACGCCCAGACGAGCCACCTGGAGGGGGCGGGCGCCGTCATCCTCCGCGCCGGGTCCTTGCCGGACGCCCTGAGCGGGTTGGGCGAACTCGACCTCTCCAGCCTGCTCCTCGAAGGCGGGCCGGGGCTGGCGTCGAGTTTCCTCGCGCACGGCCTCGTGGACGAGGTGTGTGCCCTGATCGCTCCTAAGTTGCTCGGGACTGGCCTGACGCCGCTGAACAACGCGGCCCGCTCGATGGCCGACGCCCGCGCCCTCTCCGACGTTCAAGTTCAACCCCTCGGCCCCGACGTGCTTGTCACGGGCCTGCTGAACGACGTGCCGAGGCTCTGA
- a CDS encoding MerR family transcriptional regulator translates to MFKIGEFARLGGVSVRTLHHYDDLGLLRPAALSEGGYRLYAPAQLALLRRITALKGLGYSLDEIAALLGGTLPEPYPDFLARKREELLAQRDTLNARLAQLDAEIDKERRMTRYTVQLKPMPAVRALLARGPAPDYRHVTALMERLYEQVCAAMGDHTLPDPGWSVVTWRGGGYQSEEEIELEVAVPVFEDVPGPLRPGVTLGELPEQTVAATLHLGSYERFGEAYAALLGWMDREGYAPDGPVREVYLRFSEREEEQLSELQVPVRRA, encoded by the coding sequence ATGTTCAAGATCGGAGAATTCGCCCGCCTCGGCGGCGTCAGTGTCAGGACGCTACACCACTACGACGACCTCGGCCTGCTGCGGCCCGCCGCGCTCAGCGAGGGCGGATACCGGCTCTACGCCCCTGCTCAGCTCGCCCTCCTGCGGCGCATCACCGCCCTCAAGGGGCTGGGGTACAGCCTGGACGAGATCGCAGCCCTGCTGGGCGGCACCCTGCCCGAGCCCTACCCGGACTTCCTGGCGCGCAAACGCGAGGAACTGCTCGCGCAGCGGGACACCCTGAACGCCCGCCTGGCGCAGCTCGACGCCGAGATCGACAAGGAGAGACGCATGACCCGTTACACCGTGCAGCTCAAACCCATGCCCGCCGTCCGTGCCCTGCTGGCCCGCGGCCCGGCCCCCGACTACCGCCACGTCACGGCCCTGATGGAACGGCTGTACGAGCAGGTCTGCGCTGCGATGGGGGATCACACCCTGCCCGACCCCGGCTGGAGCGTCGTGACCTGGCGCGGCGGCGGCTACCAGAGCGAGGAGGAGATCGAGCTGGAAGTCGCCGTGCCCGTCTTCGAGGACGTTCCCGGCCCCCTGCGTCCCGGCGTCACGTTGGGCGAACTGCCCGAACAGACCGTAGCGGCCACCCTTCACCTCGGCTCCTACGAACGCTTCGGCGAGGCCTACGCCGCCCTGCTGGGCTGGATGGACCGCGAGGGGTACGCGCCGGACGGCCCCGTTCGCGAGGTCTACCTGCGCTTTTCCGAGCGCGAGGAGGAACAGCTCAGCGAATTGCAGGTGCCGGTGCGGCGGGCATGA
- a CDS encoding DUF512 domain-containing protein — protein MKTVEPGSPADQAGVRPGDLLLRVNGEAVTDVLAYRHRLSQGRAVLEMSRPVSRPSVLSGVLGTAQDHHTLAYDPSAPTFTFEVEWEDPGLEFEEVLFDGIKKCANKCDFCYVHQMPRGFRKSLYIMDDDYRLSFLYGSFVTLTNLTEGDINRILDENLSPLYVSVHTANQELRQNLMKWWKLKVKDPQAVQIRSMIERLESIDLYTQIVLVPGRNDREHLDDTVEYLSNRPNVISAAVVPIGLTSHRTNLPDVRTFSREEAQDTLARLNRWRRQFLTERGTRFVFPSDELYLLAGEPLPTEEEYEGFPMLENGVGMIRDFLTEGLPDDLPAALPAPRKIILGTGSLFAESLDRAVEPLRAVEGLEIEVRAVENKTFGKVTTVAGLLTGRCFRHAIRPGEADLLIVPPTTLRYGTELMLDDTSLGELRAELRMDVRAGGATLGELACVIFENVASSGHQWGMSAHAVKDGGARGQA, from the coding sequence GTGAAGACGGTCGAGCCCGGCAGCCCCGCTGATCAAGCGGGCGTGCGCCCCGGTGACCTCCTGTTGCGTGTGAACGGCGAGGCGGTGACCGACGTGCTCGCCTACCGCCACCGCCTCTCGCAGGGGCGGGCCGTGCTGGAAATGAGCCGCCCCGTCTCGCGCCCGTCGGTGCTCTCCGGCGTGCTCGGCACCGCGCAGGACCACCACACCCTCGCCTACGACCCGTCGGCGCCCACCTTCACCTTCGAGGTCGAGTGGGAGGACCCGGGGCTGGAGTTCGAGGAGGTGCTCTTCGACGGCATCAAGAAGTGCGCCAACAAGTGCGACTTCTGCTACGTGCACCAGATGCCGCGCGGCTTTCGAAAGAGCCTGTACATCATGGACGACGACTATCGCCTGTCCTTCCTGTACGGCTCCTTCGTCACGCTGACCAACCTGACGGAAGGCGACATCAACCGCATCCTCGACGAGAACCTGTCGCCGCTCTACGTCTCGGTTCACACGGCCAATCAGGAGTTGCGCCAGAACCTGATGAAGTGGTGGAAGCTCAAGGTCAAGGACCCCCAGGCCGTGCAGATCAGGTCCATGATCGAGCGGCTGGAGTCTATCGACCTCTACACCCAGATCGTCCTCGTGCCGGGGCGCAACGACCGCGAGCATCTCGACGACACGGTGGAGTATCTGTCGAACCGCCCCAACGTCATCTCGGCGGCGGTCGTGCCCATCGGCCTGACCTCGCACCGCACCAACCTCCCCGACGTGCGGACCTTCTCCCGGGAGGAGGCGCAGGACACGCTGGCCCGGCTGAACCGCTGGCGCAGGCAGTTCCTGACCGAGCGCGGGACCCGCTTCGTCTTCCCGAGCGACGAGCTGTACCTCCTCGCGGGCGAACCGCTGCCCACGGAAGAAGAGTACGAGGGCTTCCCGATGCTCGAAAACGGCGTCGGCATGATCCGCGACTTCCTGACGGAGGGGCTGCCGGACGACCTGCCCGCCGCGCTGCCCGCGCCCCGCAAGATCATCCTGGGGACCGGGAGCCTCTTTGCCGAGTCGCTCGACCGGGCCGTCGAGCCCCTGCGCGCGGTCGAGGGCCTGGAGATCGAGGTCCGCGCCGTCGAGAACAAGACCTTCGGCAAGGTGACGACGGTCGCCGGACTGCTGACGGGCCGCTGCTTCCGCCACGCGATCAGGCCGGGGGAGGCCGACCTGCTGATCGTTCCGCCGACCACCCTGCGCTACGGCACCGAACTGATGCTCGACGACACCAGCCTGGGCGAGCTGCGCGCCGAGCTGCGGATGGACGTGCGGGCGGGCGGCGCGACCCTGGGCGAACTCGCCTGCGTGATCTTCGAGAACGTGGCGTCGAGCGGCCACCAGTGGGGCATGAGCGCCCACGCGGTGAAAGACGGCGGGGCGCGCGGGCAGGCGTAA
- a CDS encoding vWA domain-containing protein — MARITRYSKFEGELDQLESSELMQMIQEALLGQGTNDPYDPDPDARPSMDDLFDAILEALAERNMIPEDMLMEAMQAGDVRETRLGQQIERLMDKLQQDGFIRKEFDDEQGQGGQGQTGESKFQLTDKSIDFLGYKSLRDLMGGLGRSSAGAHDTREYASGVEMTGELKNYEFGDTLNLDTTATLGNVMGKGFDNLEESDLVIRQAEYNSSAATVVLLDCSHSMILYGEDRFTPAKQVALALAHLIRTQYPGDTLKFVLFHDSAEEVPVAKLAQAQIGPYHTNTAGGLRLAQQLLKRENKDMKQIVMITDGKPSALTLPDGRIYKNAYGLDPYVLGATLREVASCRRSGIQVNTFMLARDPELVGFVRRVTEMTKGKAYFTTPHNIGQYVLMDFMTNKTKLVN, encoded by the coding sequence ATGGCGCGCATCACGCGGTACAGCAAGTTCGAGGGCGAACTCGACCAGCTCGAATCCAGCGAGCTGATGCAGATGATTCAGGAGGCGCTGCTCGGGCAGGGGACGAACGACCCCTACGACCCCGACCCCGACGCCCGCCCCAGCATGGACGACCTCTTCGACGCCATCCTCGAGGCCCTCGCCGAGCGCAACATGATCCCCGAGGACATGCTGATGGAGGCGATGCAGGCCGGGGACGTGCGTGAAACCCGCCTCGGCCAGCAGATCGAGCGCCTGATGGACAAGCTTCAGCAAGACGGCTTCATCCGCAAGGAGTTCGACGACGAGCAGGGACAGGGGGGTCAGGGCCAGACCGGCGAGTCCAAGTTTCAGCTCACCGACAAGAGCATTGACTTCCTGGGGTATAAGAGCCTGCGCGACCTGATGGGCGGGCTGGGCCGCTCCTCGGCGGGCGCCCACGACACCCGCGAGTACGCTTCGGGCGTCGAGATGACGGGCGAACTCAAGAACTACGAGTTCGGCGACACCCTCAACCTCGACACGACCGCCACCCTCGGGAACGTGATGGGCAAGGGCTTCGACAACCTCGAAGAGTCCGACCTCGTGATCCGGCAGGCCGAGTACAACTCGTCGGCGGCGACCGTCGTGCTCCTCGACTGCTCGCACTCGATGATCCTGTACGGGGAAGACCGCTTCACGCCCGCCAAGCAGGTGGCACTGGCGCTCGCGCACCTGATCCGCACCCAGTACCCCGGCGACACGCTGAAGTTCGTCCTCTTCCACGACTCCGCCGAGGAGGTGCCCGTCGCCAAGCTCGCCCAGGCGCAGATCGGGCCGTACCACACGAACACGGCGGGGGGCCTGCGGCTCGCGCAGCAGCTCCTGAAGCGTGAGAACAAGGACATGAAGCAGATCGTGATGATCACCGACGGCAAGCCCTCGGCCCTCACGCTGCCCGACGGGCGCATCTACAAGAACGCCTACGGCCTCGACCCCTACGTCCTCGGCGCCACCCTGCGCGAGGTCGCTAGCTGCCGCCGCTCGGGCATCCAGGTCAACACCTTCATGCTCGCCCGCGACCCCGAACTCGTCGGCTTCGTCCGACGCGTCACCGAGATGACGAAGGGCAAGGCGTACTTCACGACGCCGCACAACATCGGCCAGTACGTGCTGATGGACTTCATGACGAACAAGACGAAGCTGGTGAATTAG
- the paaI gene encoding hydroxyphenylacetyl-CoA thioesterase PaaI: protein MSYADFLGMTVREATPGRTVVALTVTPGGLNMHGTAHGGLLFSLADEAFAVISNLEAQAVAVETHLSFFRPARVGDELVAVATPERVGRTLATYRVEVRRGGEGEVLALFLGTVARWGQGEPS from the coding sequence ATGAGCTATGCCGACTTCCTGGGCATGACCGTGCGCGAGGCCACCCCTGGGCGCACGGTCGTCGCCCTGACCGTCACCCCCGGCGGCCTGAACATGCACGGCACCGCGCACGGCGGTCTGCTCTTCAGCCTCGCCGACGAGGCCTTCGCCGTCATCAGCAACCTGGAAGCGCAGGCGGTGGCCGTCGAGACCCACCTGAGTTTCTTTCGCCCCGCCCGCGTCGGAGACGAACTCGTCGCGGTCGCCACCCCCGAACGGGTGGGCCGCACCCTCGCCACCTACCGGGTGGAGGTCCGGCGCGGCGGGGAAGGGGAGGTGCTGGCGCTGTTCCTCGGTACGGTGGCGCGGTGGGGGCAGGGGGAACCAAGCTAA
- a CDS encoding metallophosphoesterase family protein, with translation MTDPAASPLPVRPTRLLVVADHTHPFVYREGFPQGVPEVDLVLAAGDLPGSYLEFLASKLPVPIVYVHGNHANEYVTEGETRVPPRGVTPAHGRVVTAAGLRVAGWGGVPRYRLGGEGQYTPLQARWGLTRLGWQARGGVDVLLTHAPPTGPHAGSDYAHRGCPELAHFIARHRPRLVVHGHIHEYEGRKEEYTDPATGARVVNAYGYRVLDLPPQREAVSLKTDLSGSA, from the coding sequence ATGACCGACCCTGCCGCCTCCCCCCTACCAGTTCGGCCCACGCGGCTGCTCGTCGTCGCCGACCACACCCACCCTTTCGTGTACCGGGAGGGCTTTCCGCAGGGGGTGCCCGAGGTCGACCTGGTGCTCGCGGCGGGGGACCTGCCGGGCTCCTACCTGGAGTTCCTGGCGAGCAAGCTCCCGGTGCCCATCGTGTACGTGCACGGCAACCACGCCAACGAGTACGTCACCGAGGGCGAGACGCGCGTGCCCCCGCGCGGGGTGACCCCGGCCCACGGGCGGGTGGTGACGGCGGCGGGGCTGCGCGTCGCGGGCTGGGGCGGCGTGCCGCGTTACCGCCTGGGCGGCGAGGGGCAGTACACGCCCCTTCAGGCCCGCTGGGGATTGACGCGCCTGGGCTGGCAGGCCCGGGGCGGAGTGGACGTGCTCCTCACCCACGCCCCGCCCACCGGGCCGCACGCGGGCAGCGACTACGCCCACCGGGGCTGCCCCGAACTCGCGCACTTCATCGCCCGGCACCGCCCCCGCCTCGTCGTCCACGGGCACATCCACGAGTACGAGGGCCGCAAGGAGGAGTACACCGACCCCGCGACCGGGGCGCGCGTGGTAAACGCCTACGGCTACCGGGTCCTCGACCTGCCGCCGCAAAGGGAAGCGGTTTCCCTAAAGACCGACCTTAGCGGGAGCGCATGA
- a CDS encoding DinB family protein codes for MPMTPSESYARTFESHRGALIDLYAQLPEEHGTFSAWEGGMSLIGQADHLAASSTMMLAMIAGESPARPAPGAGSASVAEVRERLRTTTERVAAAIRTLGPDDLARRVPAFGGREMPVTALLDALIGHEAHHKGQVWVMARMVGLKPPMFVRMG; via the coding sequence ATGCCCATGACCCCCTCCGAGAGTTACGCCCGCACCTTCGAGTCGCACCGCGGCGCCCTGATCGACCTCTACGCCCAGCTTCCCGAGGAGCACGGCACCTTCTCCGCCTGGGAGGGTGGCATGAGCCTGATCGGGCAGGCCGACCACCTCGCGGCCAGCAGCACGATGATGCTCGCCATGATCGCCGGTGAGAGTCCCGCCCGCCCCGCGCCCGGCGCCGGAAGTGCCAGCGTCGCCGAGGTCCGGGAGCGCCTGCGGACCACGACGGAGCGGGTGGCCGCCGCCATCCGCACTCTCGGCCCCGACGACCTCGCCCGCCGCGTGCCCGCCTTCGGGGGCCGCGAGATGCCGGTCACGGCTCTCCTCGACGCCCTGATCGGCCACGAGGCCCACCACAAGGGCCAGGTCTGGGTGATGGCACGCATGGTAGGCCTGAAGCCGCCGATGTTCGTGAGGATGGGGTAG
- a CDS encoding GNAT family N-acetyltransferase — translation MPPTPPLPTPRLWLLPLTRPVVETRLRREAFRLPCDLGGQTVPVHFPPAWPGDLLPVFPMFLADLHFGRTDEVPGSWTLVERASHTAVGTVGTKGEPDEAGLVEIGYGLTPGARGKGLMTEAGRAFLAHLLARPDVRQVTAQTARGNRASERVLEGLGFVRAGEGWSVEDGPLTVWTYAG, via the coding sequence ATGCCCCCCACGCCGCCCCTGCCCACGCCCCGCCTGTGGCTGCTGCCCCTCACCCGCCCGGTGGTGGAGACGCGGCTGAGGCGCGAGGCCTTCCGTCTCCCCTGCGACCTCGGCGGCCAGACGGTCCCCGTCCACTTCCCGCCCGCGTGGCCCGGCGACCTGCTGCCCGTCTTCCCGATGTTCCTCGCCGACCTCCACTTCGGGCGGACAGACGAGGTACCCGGCTCATGGACCCTCGTGGAGCGCGCCTCCCACACCGCCGTGGGCACGGTCGGCACCAAGGGTGAGCCCGATGAGGCGGGTCTGGTCGAGATCGGCTACGGCCTGACCCCGGGGGCGCGCGGAAAGGGCCTCATGACCGAAGCCGGGCGCGCCTTCCTGGCCCATCTCCTCGCCCGTCCCGATGTGCGGCAGGTCACGGCGCAGACCGCCCGGGGCAACCGCGCGAGCGAGCGGGTCCTCGAAGGGCTCGGCTTCGTGCGCGCGGGCGAGGGGTGGAGCGTGGAGGACGGCCCGCTGACGGTCTGGACGTACGCGGGCTGA
- a CDS encoding single-stranded DNA-binding protein — MLHIEFITDLGARVTVDVESEGKLLDVQRQYGRLGWTSGDVPTGGYQFPLENEPDFDWSLIGARKWTNPEGEEMILHKGHAYRRRELEAVDSRKLKLPAAVKYSRGAKNADPDHVREKADGEFEYVTLAIFRGGRRQERYAVPGGAGAGRAPAQAAGASRPAPTRPQAANARTATVARVEDEETPF; from the coding sequence ATGCTGCACATCGAATTCATCACCGACCTGGGCGCGCGGGTGACCGTGGACGTGGAGAGCGAAGGAAAACTGCTGGACGTGCAACGCCAGTACGGACGCCTGGGCTGGACGAGCGGCGACGTGCCCACGGGGGGCTACCAGTTCCCGCTGGAGAACGAGCCCGACTTCGACTGGTCCCTGATCGGCGCGCGCAAGTGGACCAACCCCGAGGGCGAGGAGATGATCCTCCACAAGGGCCACGCCTACCGCCGCCGCGAGCTGGAGGCCGTGGACAGCCGCAAGCTCAAGCTGCCCGCCGCCGTGAAGTACTCCCGGGGCGCCAAGAACGCCGACCCCGACCACGTGCGCGAGAAGGCCGACGGCGAGTTCGAGTACGTCACCCTGGCGATCTTCCGCGGTGGCCGCCGCCAGGAGCGCTACGCCGTCCCCGGCGGCGCGGGCGCGGGCCGTGCTCCTGCCCAGGCCGCGGGCGCCTCCCGCCCGGCCCCGACCCGTCCCCAGGCGGCGAACGCTCGCACGGCGACGGTGGCGCGCGTGGAGGACGAGGAGACGCCGTTCTAG
- the rocF gene encoding arginase: MNVSILGIPMDLGAGRRGVDMGASALRNAHFAGRLRGLGHTVTDLGNVPVALPETLDKHTNAGLVFLEPILDACRATVDRLAALPEDTFPVTLGGDHSVSMGTVTGNALRGGRGGERTGVLWVDAHTDYNTPQTSPSGNIHGMPVAHLTGAGDPRLAGLGGGWHVRPEDIVMVGIRSVDARERELLRGAGIKAYTMKDVDQLGITRVTEETLERLSGVSRLHVSFDADALDPAVAPGVGTPVPGGLTYREGHLLMELLSESGRVTSLDIVEVNPVLDTRNQTAEVMVGMAASLLGQRIL; the protein is encoded by the coding sequence ATGAACGTCTCGATTCTGGGAATTCCGATGGACCTCGGCGCCGGGCGGCGCGGGGTGGACATGGGCGCTTCGGCCCTGCGCAACGCCCATTTCGCGGGGAGGCTGCGGGGGCTGGGGCACACCGTCACCGACCTCGGGAACGTGCCCGTCGCTCTGCCCGAAACGCTCGACAAGCACACGAACGCGGGGCTGGTCTTTCTCGAGCCCATCCTCGACGCCTGCCGCGCCACCGTGGACCGGCTGGCCGCCCTGCCGGAGGACACCTTTCCGGTCACCCTGGGTGGCGACCACTCGGTCAGCATGGGCACGGTGACGGGCAATGCGCTGCGGGGCGGGAGGGGGGGCGAGCGCACCGGCGTCCTCTGGGTGGACGCCCACACCGACTACAACACGCCGCAGACGAGCCCCAGCGGCAACATCCACGGGATGCCCGTCGCGCACCTCACGGGGGCGGGCGACCCCCGCCTCGCCGGGCTGGGCGGCGGCTGGCACGTCCGCCCGGAAGACATCGTGATGGTCGGCATCCGCAGCGTAGACGCCCGCGAGCGCGAGCTGCTGCGGGGGGCCGGGATCAAGGCCTACACGATGAAGGACGTGGACCAACTGGGCATCACCCGCGTCACCGAGGAGACCCTCGAACGCCTCTCGGGGGTCTCCCGCCTCCACGTCTCCTTCGACGCCGACGCCCTCGACCCTGCCGTTGCCCCCGGCGTGGGCACCCCCGTCCCCGGCGGCCTGACCTACCGCGAGGGCCACCTCCTGATGGAGCTGTTGTCCGAGTCGGGCCGCGTCACCAGCCTCGACATCGTGGAAGTTAACCCGGTCCTCGACACCCGCAACCAGACCGCCGAGGTGATGGTGGGGATGGCGGCGAGCCTGCTCGGGCAGCGGATTCTCTGA